Below is a window of Halarcobacter anaerophilus DNA.
AGTTGCAACACTTCCTGTTGTTTTGAATGCAATGACAGGAAAAGGTGTACATGTAGTTACGGTAAATGATTACCTTGCAAAAAGAGATGCTACGGATTTAGAACCTTTATATAATTTTCTTGGATTCACAGTTGGGGCACTTATAGGTGAAGTTAAAGATGATGATCATAGAAGAGAACAGTATGCGGCAGATATTACATACGGTACGAATAATGAATTCGGTTTTGATTATTTAAGAGATAATATGGGATATGACCTGGAAGATAAAGTTCAAAGAGGTCACCATTTTGTTATCGTTGATGAAGTCGATTCTATTTTGATTGATGAAGCTAGAACTCCTTTGATTATTTCAGGTCCGACAAACAGAAAAAGTGTAGATTATGCAAAAGCAAATGAAATTGCGTTAAGCTTAGAAAAAGGCGAATTAATAGAACCTAAATCAGCTGATGAAAAAGCTTATTCTACAGGTGATTTTACAATTGACGAAAAGAACAGAGCGGTACTTATTACGGATCAAGGTATTGAAAAAGCTGAAAAACTTTTCGGTGTAGACAATATGTATTCTCTTGAAAATGCAATACTTTCTCACCATTTAGACCAAGCACTTAAAGCAAATTATATTTTTGAAAAAGATGTTGATTATGTAGTAAGAGACAATGAAGTAATTATTGTAGACGAGTTTACGGGAAGACTTAGTGAAGGAAGAAGATTTAGTGAAGGACTTCATCAAGCTTTAGAGGCTAAAGAGGGAGTTACAATCCAAGAAGAGTCTCAAACTCTTGCCGATATTACGTTCCAAAACTATTTTAGAATGTATGATAAACTTGCAGGTATGACTGGAACGGCACAAACAGAAGCAACAGAGTTTGCTGAAATTTATAATTTGGATGTTGTTTCAATTCCTACAAATGTTCCTGTTCAAAGAATTGATAGAAACGATCTTATTTTTAAAAGTGAAAGAGAAAAATTTGAAGCTGTAAGTAAAAAAATAAAAGAGTATAATGAAAAAGGGCAACCCGTACTTGTAGGTACAGCTTCAATTGAAAAAAGTGAAAAACTACATAATCTTCTTACAAAACTAAAAATTCCTCATACTGTTTTAAATGCGAAACAACATGAAAAAGAGGGGAAAATTATTGCCGATGCAGGACAAAAAGGTGCTGTTACAATTGCTACAAATATGGCAGGACGGGGAGTTGATATTAAACTAACCGAAGATACACTGGCTCTTGGAGGATTAGCAATCATCGGTACGGAAAGACATGAAAGTAGAAGAATCGACAATCAGCTAAGAGGTCGTTCAGGTAGACAAGGAGATGTGGGTGAATCTCAATTTTATCTATCATTAGAAGATAACCTTCTTAGAATTTTCGGGTCTGATAAAATCAAAGGTATTATGGAGAGAATCGGTATTGAAGAGGGAGAACATATCGAATCAAGAATGGTTACAAGAGCTGTTGAAAATGCTCAGAAAAAAGTTGAATCAATGCACTTTGAAAGTAGAAAACATCTTCTTGAATATGATGATGTTGCAAATCAACAAAGAAAAGTTATCTATAACTTTAGAAATGATTTACTAAATCCCGATTATGATATTACTTCAAAACTTGATGACCATAGAGTTGAATATATTATTAATTTACTTGCCGAAGCAGAGATAATAAACGGTATGCCATCGGAAGATTTTAATTATGAATATGTTATTACAAAATTCAAAGAAGAGTTAAATTTAATTGTTGAATTAGATGATATAAAAGCTGAAAGCTATGATCAGTTAGAAGAAAAACTCGTATCGATTATAAAAGATGTTTACGAAGAAAAAATGGGTATTGCAGCACCTGAACAAAAAAGTGAAATTGAAAGAGTTCTATATCTTCAAATTTTAGATAATGCTTGGAGAGATCACTTATATGCAATGGATACTTTAAAAACAGGTATCGGACTTAGAGGTTATAATCAAAAAGATCCTTTAGTTGAATATAAAAAAGAGTCATATAATATGTTTGTAGAGTTTGTAAATAACATCAAACTTGAGATTATAAAAGTTCTTTTTACTATTCAACTTCAAAGTAAAGAAGATGCTAAAAGAGAGCAAGAGGCTTTAGAGAGGATGAAAGAAAAAATGGAAGAATCAACTGAAAACCTTGTGACAAATATAGATCAAGAAAAAGTAGCTTCTAGTGATAAAAAAATTGCCAGAAATGAACCTTGCCCTTGCGGTTCAGGGAAAAAATACAAACAATGCTGCGGTAAAAGCGGACCTAAAAGAGGTTTGGCAGCAGGAAACTAATTTGAATAAAAAGTTAGTAAATTTTATTGTCAAAAAATATCTGAAATTTGACAAAAAAAACCCCTTTATTTCAATAAGTGCCATTTTGGCATTTATCGGAGTTGCCATTGGAGTAATGGTTTTAATAATCTCAATGGCAATTATGAACGGAACTGCAAAAGAGTTTGAAAATAAACTTTTTACAATGAATTATCCTTTATCAATTTATCCTAAATTTCAAAGAGACGTAGATAAGAAATTATTACAAGACCTACAAAAAAATTTCCCTGATTTAAAATTTTCGGCTTACCTTAGCTCACAAATAATATTGCAAAACGGTGAGAATATGAATGGAGGAATTATTTTCGGAGTAAATAAAGAGGATGAATCAAAAATAAACTCTATTTACAAAAAAGCTGCAGAGAATTTGAACTTGTCTAAATTTGATATTATTACAGGAAAAGGTATTCAAGATAATCTTTTTATACAAAAAGGAGATAAAGCGACTTTATATTTCACTTCATTAAATCCTACAGGTTTATCAATGCTTCCTAAAATGAAAAGATTTACCTTTAGAAACTCTTTTGAGTCAGGATTGCACGCTTATGATAAAGCTTATGTATATACTTCAATTGAAGCACTACAAACTCTTTTACATAGAAACAAAAACAGTTTTGACGGTATACATGTTTATTCAGATAATGCGATGGAAGATATAAAAGTATTAAAAAAATTTTTACTTCCATATGGAGCTGGTATTATAGGTTGGTGGCAACAAAACGGAAACTTTTTTGCAGCTATGCAGATGGAAAAAAGAGCCCTTTTTATTGTTTTAATGCTTATTATTCTTGTTGCTTCATTAAATATTATATCTTCTCTTCTTATGACAGTAATGAGTAGAAGAAAAGAGATTGCCCTGCTTCTTTCAATGGGAGCAACACAAAAAGAGATAAAAAATATTTTTCTTAGATTAGGAACTATAATCGGTTTTTCAGGGATTTTAACAGGTGTTGCTTTAGGATTTTTTGGAATGTGGCTTTTAGATACTTTTAATATAATCTCTTTACCCGCAGATGTTTACGGAACATCAAAACTGCCCCTTGATTTATCGGCTTTAGATTTTGCCTCAATTATTATAGGTGCTGTTATAATAGTCTTGTTATCCTCTTTTTATCCTGCAAAAAAAGCTACAAACATTGATGTAATTGATGTTTTAAGAAATGAGTAAAAGTTAATTTTACTCTTCTTTTTTCTCTTCCTCTTCTTTATCATCACCGATACCTCCTAAAGATTTGATTAAATCAATAGGTGAAGTAAAGATACGTTTTAGTACGTTTATAGGAGCACTAACCCCCTCTTCTACAAGATTTGTCTTATATTTAGGCTCTTCTAAAGTTCCGTAAATTGTAACTTCGGTGTCAACTCTTTTTTTATCCCCTAAAAGAACGTAATTTATCACAGGGATATAATTAACAATTTTTGAATAATCTTTAAAAAATATTAATTTTAATTTTCCGTCAACTGCCGAAGTAACAAAATCTACTGATAAAAAACCGTCAAAATCAATTCCGTTACCCTCCGTATGAATCTTTTTCATATCCAA
It encodes the following:
- a CDS encoding ABC transporter permease codes for the protein MNKKLVNFIVKKYLKFDKKNPFISISAILAFIGVAIGVMVLIISMAIMNGTAKEFENKLFTMNYPLSIYPKFQRDVDKKLLQDLQKNFPDLKFSAYLSSQIILQNGENMNGGIIFGVNKEDESKINSIYKKAAENLNLSKFDIITGKGIQDNLFIQKGDKATLYFTSLNPTGLSMLPKMKRFTFRNSFESGLHAYDKAYVYTSIEALQTLLHRNKNSFDGIHVYSDNAMEDIKVLKKFLLPYGAGIIGWWQQNGNFFAAMQMEKRALFIVLMLIILVASLNIISSLLMTVMSRRKEIALLLSMGATQKEIKNIFLRLGTIIGFSGILTGVALGFFGMWLLDTFNIISLPADVYGTSKLPLDLSALDFASIIIGAVIIVLLSSFYPAKKATNIDVIDVLRNE
- the secA gene encoding preprotein translocase subunit SecA, with amino-acid sequence MINIFSKIFGTSNDREVKKYRRKADAITALEEKYKPLSDEELQDAFNQLKDLVQKEEKTLSEVLNDSFAITREASKRVLGMRHYDVQLIGGMVLNDGRIAEMKTGEGKTLVATLPVVLNAMTGKGVHVVTVNDYLAKRDATDLEPLYNFLGFTVGALIGEVKDDDHRREQYAADITYGTNNEFGFDYLRDNMGYDLEDKVQRGHHFVIVDEVDSILIDEARTPLIISGPTNRKSVDYAKANEIALSLEKGELIEPKSADEKAYSTGDFTIDEKNRAVLITDQGIEKAEKLFGVDNMYSLENAILSHHLDQALKANYIFEKDVDYVVRDNEVIIVDEFTGRLSEGRRFSEGLHQALEAKEGVTIQEESQTLADITFQNYFRMYDKLAGMTGTAQTEATEFAEIYNLDVVSIPTNVPVQRIDRNDLIFKSEREKFEAVSKKIKEYNEKGQPVLVGTASIEKSEKLHNLLTKLKIPHTVLNAKQHEKEGKIIADAGQKGAVTIATNMAGRGVDIKLTEDTLALGGLAIIGTERHESRRIDNQLRGRSGRQGDVGESQFYLSLEDNLLRIFGSDKIKGIMERIGIEEGEHIESRMVTRAVENAQKKVESMHFESRKHLLEYDDVANQQRKVIYNFRNDLLNPDYDITSKLDDHRVEYIINLLAEAEIINGMPSEDFNYEYVITKFKEELNLIVELDDIKAESYDQLEEKLVSIIKDVYEEKMGIAAPEQKSEIERVLYLQILDNAWRDHLYAMDTLKTGIGLRGYNQKDPLVEYKKESYNMFVEFVNNIKLEIIKVLFTIQLQSKEDAKREQEALERMKEKMEESTENLVTNIDQEKVASSDKKIARNEPCPCGSGKKYKQCCGKSGPKRGLAAGN